A genome region from Sphingorhabdus sp. SMR4y includes the following:
- a CDS encoding cation:proton antiporter: MHSPLENPAFIDAIVILGAAGIVIPAFARFRITPIIGFILVGVLLGPSGLGSLQGQYSWLQFVTINDREAIEPFAEMGIILLLFSIGLELSFKRLWSLRRLVFGVGAAELLASGLIIGSVLYLLGQNSAGALGLGLALALSSTALVLPMSGTKSPVGRAALAMLLFEDVAIVPIIFLLGAISPAITADGGWDDLGRTLLMGGAVIIGMLVLGRLLLPRIFAQAARTKSPELFLAVSLLVIILASLATAATGLSPIVGALLAGLLIAETEYHGEVEVITQPFKGLALGVFLITVGMQIDIRVIMANWSDLLIAVVGVVLIKAIVTSSLLRFAGARPGTATEAGVLMSSPSETTLIVLAAATQAQLIQPQTAAFWQIVTAIGLTITPLLARFGHDMARRMEMRSDGGATADEKPVEAQQTIIIGFGRVGKLIADLLTTHDQKYLAVETNIDTVAKARREGYPIMFGNVSRNEMLDRLRLGHAKALVLTMDEPVLSVQIVKKVRAWVPDLPIIARARDIEHAAELYQAGATNAVPEALEGSLQLSEAVLVENGVAMGPVIASIHELRDIYRKRIQEEGDLEHEPKLKSMSTSTGQATADDLVPDGLSPQEQT, encoded by the coding sequence ATGCACAGTCCACTCGAAAATCCCGCCTTCATTGACGCCATCGTGATCCTCGGCGCCGCCGGAATCGTGATCCCGGCTTTTGCCCGCTTTCGAATAACACCGATCATCGGGTTCATTCTGGTCGGCGTATTGCTCGGTCCATCCGGACTGGGCTCGCTGCAGGGCCAGTATAGCTGGCTGCAATTTGTCACGATCAACGATCGCGAGGCTATCGAGCCGTTCGCCGAAATGGGCATCATATTATTGCTCTTCTCGATCGGGCTGGAACTTTCCTTCAAGCGACTCTGGTCCCTGCGTCGTCTCGTCTTTGGCGTTGGCGCGGCGGAATTGCTGGCATCCGGCCTGATCATCGGGTCCGTCCTCTATCTTCTCGGCCAGAATTCGGCCGGCGCGCTTGGCCTCGGCCTGGCCCTCGCCCTCTCCTCGACCGCCCTGGTCCTGCCGATGTCCGGCACCAAAAGCCCGGTCGGCCGGGCCGCTCTCGCCATGCTCCTTTTCGAGGATGTCGCGATTGTGCCGATCATCTTCCTGCTTGGCGCCATCTCCCCGGCAATAACCGCCGATGGCGGCTGGGACGATCTCGGGCGCACGCTGCTCATGGGCGGCGCAGTGATTATCGGCATGCTGGTGCTGGGCCGCCTGCTTTTGCCGCGCATATTCGCGCAGGCCGCCCGCACCAAGAGCCCGGAGCTGTTCCTCGCGGTAAGCTTGCTGGTAATCATTCTCGCCAGTCTTGCGACCGCCGCAACCGGACTGTCCCCGATCGTCGGTGCCCTGCTCGCCGGCCTGCTGATTGCAGAAACCGAATATCATGGGGAAGTGGAAGTCATCACCCAGCCCTTCAAAGGCCTTGCACTGGGCGTCTTCCTGATCACCGTGGGCATGCAGATCGATATCAGGGTGATCATGGCCAACTGGTCGGATCTGCTGATTGCGGTCGTCGGCGTGGTGCTGATCAAGGCCATCGTCACCAGCAGCCTGCTGCGTTTCGCCGGCGCGCGACCGGGGACGGCAACAGAGGCCGGCGTGCTGATGTCGAGCCCGTCCGAGACCACCCTGATCGTGCTCGCCGCGGCAACACAGGCGCAGCTGATCCAGCCGCAGACGGCCGCCTTCTGGCAGATCGTGACGGCGATCGGTCTGACCATCACGCCGTTGCTCGCCCGCTTTGGCCACGACATGGCCCGCCGCATGGAAATGCGCAGCGACGGTGGTGCAACAGCTGATGAAAAACCGGTTGAGGCCCAGCAAACCATCATCATCGGATTTGGCCGGGTCGGCAAGCTGATCGCCGACCTGCTGACCACCCATGACCAGAAATATCTCGCCGTCGAAACCAATATCGACACGGTCGCCAAAGCACGGCGCGAGGGCTATCCGATCATGTTCGGCAATGTCTCGCGCAACGAAATGCTCGACCGGTTACGGCTTGGCCATGCCAAGGCACTGGTCCTGACCATGGATGAACCGGTGCTGTCGGTCCAGATCGTCAAGAAGGTGCGCGCATGGGTACCGGATCTCCCGATCATCGCAAGGGCGCGGGATATCGAACATGCCGCCGAGCTTTATCAGGCAGGCGCAACCAATGCCGTGCCCGAAGCGCTGGAGGGCTCGCTGCAACTGTCGGAGGCGGTGCTGGTTGAAAACGGCGTCGCCATGGGCCCGGTCATCGCCTCAATCCACGAACTGCGCGACATCTACCGCAAGCGGATTCAGGAAGAAGGCGATCTGGAACACGAACCCAAGCTGAAATCCATGTCGACATCCACCGGTCAGGCAACCGCCGACGATCTGGTGCCCGACGGCCTCAGCCCGCAAGAACAGACCTGA
- a CDS encoding NADP-dependent isocitrate dehydrogenase has product MSKIKVKNPVVEIDGDEMTRIIWQWIRERLIEPYLDIDLHYYDLSIEVRDDTNDKITVDAANAIKKHGVGVKCATITPDEDRVEEFGLKRMWKSPNGTIRNILGGVVFREPIVIDNVPRLVPGWTDPIVVGRHAFGDQYRSTDFKVPGPGKLRLVWEGDNGDSIDEEVFQFPSPGIAMAMYNLDDSIRDFARASMNYGLNREWPVYLSTKNTIMKAYDGRFKDLFEEVFQDEFKAKFDKAGITYEHRLIDDMVASALKWSGKFVWACKNYDGDVQSDTVAQGFGSLGLMTSVLMTPTGDCVEAEAAHGTVTRHYRQHQQGKATSTNPIASIFAWTRGLIYRGQFDDTPEVTRFAETLERVCVQTVENGDMTKDLAILIGPDQSWMTTEQFFEAVRSNLEKEMENWK; this is encoded by the coding sequence ATGTCGAAAATTAAGGTCAAAAACCCGGTCGTCGAAATCGATGGCGATGAAATGACGCGCATCATCTGGCAGTGGATTCGCGAGCGGCTGATTGAACCTTATCTCGACATTGATCTGCATTATTATGACCTGTCGATCGAGGTTCGCGACGACACCAATGACAAAATCACGGTCGATGCAGCCAACGCGATCAAGAAGCACGGCGTCGGCGTCAAATGCGCCACCATCACTCCGGATGAAGACCGGGTCGAGGAATTCGGCCTCAAGCGGATGTGGAAATCGCCAAACGGCACGATCCGCAACATTCTCGGCGGCGTCGTTTTCCGCGAACCGATCGTCATCGACAATGTCCCGCGGCTTGTTCCGGGCTGGACCGACCCTATCGTGGTCGGCCGTCATGCCTTTGGTGACCAGTATCGCTCGACCGATTTCAAGGTTCCGGGCCCCGGCAAGCTCCGTCTGGTCTGGGAAGGCGACAATGGCGATTCGATCGACGAGGAAGTTTTCCAGTTCCCGTCCCCCGGCATTGCCATGGCCATGTACAATCTGGACGATTCGATTCGCGATTTTGCCCGCGCGTCGATGAACTACGGACTGAACCGCGAATGGCCTGTTTATCTGTCGACCAAGAATACGATCATGAAAGCCTATGACGGCCGCTTCAAGGATCTGTTCGAAGAAGTTTTTCAGGACGAATTCAAGGCCAAATTCGACAAGGCCGGGATCACTTACGAGCATCGCCTCATCGATGACATGGTTGCCTCGGCCCTGAAATGGAGCGGCAAATTTGTCTGGGCCTGCAAAAACTATGATGGCGACGTCCAGTCGGACACGGTCGCACAGGGCTTTGGTTCGCTCGGCCTGATGACCTCGGTGCTGATGACACCGACCGGCGACTGTGTCGAAGCAGAAGCTGCGCACGGCACGGTGACCCGACACTATCGCCAGCATCAGCAGGGCAAGGCGACATCAACCAACCCGATCGCCTCGATCTTTGCCTGGACCCGCGGCCTGATCTATCGTGGACAATTTGACGATACACCAGAAGTAACGCGCTTCGCCGAGACGCTGGAACGCGTCTGCGTGCAAACCGTCGAAAATGGCGATATGACCAAGGATCTCGCGATCCTCATCGGACCGGATCAGTCGTGGATGACCACGGAACAGTTCTTTGAAGCCGTTCGGTCCAATCTCGAAAAAGAAATGGAAAACTGGAAATAA